A stretch of Treponema vincentii F0403 DNA encodes these proteins:
- a CDS encoding phosphomannomutase/phosphoglucomutase, whose protein sequence is MTEHDVLKLQNGSDIRGVALEGVDGEHVNLTPDVCRSIGAAFASWLAAKIGRNTEALIIGIGRDSRLSGEALEQALVEGLAPQQVTIVRCSLATTPAMFMGTVFEETNFDGSIMITASHLPFNRNGFKFFDKSGGLERSDITEILRAAAALHHSGVPEIAGDTPAYTESPAVQVGHASSPQCRSFDLIALYSEHLRNAIRKGLNFQAEKPLAGLKIAVDAGNGAGGFFAEQVLKPLGADISGSRFLEPDGTFPNHIPNPENKAAMEAAQAAVIQSGSDLGLIFDTDVDRMSAVLSDGTEVNRDAIIAMTAAILAPAYPHSTIVTDSVTSDRLTFFLERELGLTHLRYMRGYKNVINKCRELNEHGITSPLAMETSGHGALKENYYLDDGAFLAVKLVTALANAKHTGKNIESLIEKLPPLVEEAELRFKIGGEDFKDYGTAVLQTFKERAEKAGFELPQSYEGVRISFNSAEAQGWMLLRLSLHDPVMPLNIESTRKGGLAKLKAIARTLLDGFDRLDISPLN, encoded by the coding sequence ATGACTGAACATGATGTTTTAAAGCTGCAAAACGGCAGCGATATCCGCGGCGTTGCGCTTGAAGGCGTTGACGGCGAACACGTTAATTTAACACCGGACGTATGCCGGAGCATCGGCGCAGCGTTTGCCTCATGGCTTGCTGCGAAAATAGGACGGAACACGGAAGCGCTTATTATCGGCATCGGGAGAGATTCCCGGCTTTCAGGCGAGGCTCTCGAACAGGCGCTTGTCGAAGGGCTTGCGCCGCAGCAGGTTACGATTGTGCGCTGCTCACTTGCTACTACGCCGGCAATGTTTATGGGTACGGTCTTTGAAGAGACAAACTTTGACGGCTCCATTATGATTACCGCGAGCCACCTGCCGTTCAACCGGAACGGATTTAAGTTTTTCGACAAATCGGGCGGACTGGAACGCAGCGATATAACGGAGATTTTACGCGCCGCCGCCGCGCTGCATCACTCCGGCGTTCCGGAAATTGCCGGCGATACACCTGCATATACCGAAAGTCCTGCTGTTCAAGTAGGGCACGCCAGTTCGCCTCAATGCCGTTCGTTCGATTTAATCGCGCTGTATTCGGAGCATCTGCGCAATGCAATCCGGAAGGGTCTCAACTTCCAAGCCGAAAAACCGCTTGCCGGTCTTAAAATCGCCGTCGACGCCGGAAACGGTGCCGGCGGCTTTTTTGCAGAGCAGGTATTAAAACCGCTCGGCGCCGACATAAGCGGCAGCCGCTTCCTTGAGCCGGACGGAACCTTTCCCAATCATATTCCCAATCCTGAAAACAAGGCGGCGATGGAAGCGGCTCAAGCAGCCGTCATCCAAAGCGGTTCCGATTTAGGCTTGATTTTCGACACCGATGTCGACCGTATGTCGGCTGTGCTGTCTGACGGAACAGAGGTCAACCGCGACGCAATCATTGCGATGACGGCGGCGATTCTCGCGCCTGCTTACCCGCACAGCACCATCGTTACCGATTCGGTTACTTCAGACCGGCTCACCTTTTTCCTTGAACGGGAACTCGGTCTTACTCACCTACGGTACATGCGCGGGTACAAAAACGTGATCAATAAATGCCGCGAGCTGAATGAGCACGGCATTACGAGCCCTCTTGCGATGGAAACGTCCGGGCACGGCGCGCTGAAAGAGAATTACTACCTTGATGACGGCGCATTTCTTGCGGTAAAACTCGTTACCGCGCTTGCAAACGCAAAACATACAGGCAAAAATATCGAAAGCCTGATTGAAAAGCTCCCGCCGCTTGTAGAAGAAGCCGAGCTGCGTTTTAAGATAGGCGGCGAAGATTTTAAAGACTACGGTACGGCGGTACTGCAAACGTTTAAGGAACGCGCCGAAAAAGCAGGCTTTGAGTTACCGCAGTCGTATGAAGGGGTGCGTATTTCGTTTAACAGCGCGGAAGCGCAGGGCTGGATGCTCCTCCGCTTATCTCTGCATGATCCCGTCATGCCGCTGAACATCGAAAGCACGCGAAAAGGCGGCCTTGCAAAGTTGAAAGCCATCGCCCGCACCTTGCTGGACGGCTTTGACCGGCTGGATATCAGCCCGCTGAACTGA
- a CDS encoding permease, with the protein MPSFFSTIHTVFTGIVLQAVPFMLLGALLSSALYVFVPDRLLVRIFPKKYGLGFVTALFAGVLFPVCECAAVPLMRSLIKKGVAMPIAVTFMLASPIVNPISIISTLYAFPQQPSVALLRLYFGLTIAFGIGLLLLFYPEEKYLKEEKEDFDAEPATQPYTLAGADTTLRLATGRAAPQNVYSGSQPDFFNNAAAGGRVRWVQAKLYTLLMHTCSEFFTAGPFLILGAFITALIRAAVPQEFFSITGGSAAVSLILMMLFAFVFSACSTSDAFIARSFLNRFSLGSILGFLVYGPMMDIKNLFMLFSLFKKRFVIELTIIITVVNFIGISVLSNIPLDFLF; encoded by the coding sequence ATGCCGTCATTTTTTTCTACCATACATACCGTATTTACCGGTATCGTGTTGCAAGCGGTACCGTTTATGCTGCTGGGAGCGCTTTTATCTTCGGCCTTATATGTTTTTGTTCCCGACCGACTTCTTGTCAGGATTTTCCCTAAAAAATACGGGCTCGGATTTGTAACGGCGCTTTTTGCAGGGGTACTGTTCCCCGTCTGCGAATGTGCTGCGGTTCCGCTGATGCGGAGCCTTATAAAAAAAGGCGTTGCAATGCCCATCGCGGTAACGTTTATGCTTGCTTCGCCCATCGTTAACCCTATTTCGATTATTTCTACGCTGTATGCCTTTCCGCAGCAGCCTTCCGTTGCGCTCTTACGCTTATACTTCGGATTAACAATTGCATTCGGGATCGGGCTGCTACTGCTGTTCTACCCGGAAGAAAAATATCTAAAAGAAGAAAAGGAAGATTTTGATGCGGAACCGGCCACGCAGCCGTACACCCTTGCCGGTGCGGATACAACGCTCCGCCTTGCAACAGGCAGAGCGGCTCCACAAAACGTATATAGCGGTTCTCAACCGGACTTTTTCAACAATGCCGCCGCCGGCGGACGAGTGCGGTGGGTGCAAGCAAAACTATACACGCTGCTGATGCACACCTGTTCGGAATTTTTTACCGCAGGGCCGTTTTTAATACTCGGCGCTTTTATCACAGCCTTAATACGGGCTGCCGTTCCGCAGGAGTTTTTCAGCATAACGGGCGGCAGTGCAGCTGTTTCTCTTATTTTGATGATGCTGTTCGCCTTTGTATTTTCCGCTTGTTCAACCTCCGATGCTTTTATCGCCCGCAGCTTTTTAAACCGGTTCTCCTTAGGTTCAATCCTCGGCTTTTTAGTATATGGCCCGATGATGGACATAAAAAATCTGTTTATGCTGTTTTCTCTCTTCAAAAAACGGTTTGTCATAGAATTGACGATTATTATCACGGTAGTAAATTTTATCGGTATTTCAGTTCTGAGCAATATTCCTCTTGACTTTTTATTTTAA
- a CDS encoding THUMP domain-containing class I SAM-dependent RNA methyltransferase: MLEFLALCAVGAEPILSNELKLLNFKPVNRLPGRVFFTPATADPEVVSVMRANFYLRTADRMYLVLKEFTADNFDTLYDTVAAVDWQRFFSKDSKITVDKVRTFKSKLASEHAVQRAVHKAVCSSLCSAWKMDVLPETGREYTIRIYIEHNRVYLLLDLSGEPLHRRGYRLSGGAAPMRETLAAVLLQCMQWKRKLPLHDAFCGSGTIPIEAVWYAYNIPPGIGRSFAFETFACYSSKKDRQLIEEERRRGALNIRTDCLVRVSGSDNDPEAVRLAQTNAERACMLAGKALQRIGKDNRIPRPEFIQADFSELSAPYPEGVLLSNPPYGDRLGDEQDAIELYEKMTAIPQDFQNWRLGFITDKPAFADIFLRAGITLKKRPLKSGNLDTCLYYYGL; the protein is encoded by the coding sequence ATGCTTGAATTTTTAGCGCTTTGCGCAGTCGGCGCCGAGCCGATCCTGTCAAATGAATTAAAACTGTTAAACTTTAAACCGGTAAACCGATTGCCGGGACGTGTTTTCTTTACGCCTGCAACGGCGGATCCGGAGGTGGTAAGCGTTATGCGTGCAAACTTTTACCTCCGCACTGCCGACAGAATGTACCTTGTCCTCAAAGAATTTACGGCGGATAATTTTGACACGCTGTATGACACCGTTGCCGCAGTAGATTGGCAGCGTTTTTTTTCCAAGGATTCTAAGATAACGGTCGATAAGGTGAGAACCTTTAAAAGCAAGCTCGCTTCCGAACATGCGGTACAGCGGGCTGTCCATAAGGCGGTATGCTCGTCGCTTTGTTCTGCATGGAAGATGGATGTGTTACCTGAAACCGGAAGGGAGTACACGATACGCATATATATAGAACATAACCGTGTATATCTGCTGCTCGATCTTTCGGGGGAACCGCTGCACCGGCGGGGATACCGTTTAAGCGGAGGCGCCGCGCCGATGAGAGAAACGCTGGCGGCTGTCCTTTTGCAGTGTATGCAATGGAAACGGAAGCTGCCACTGCACGATGCTTTTTGCGGTTCGGGAACTATCCCGATTGAAGCGGTGTGGTATGCCTACAATATTCCGCCCGGAATCGGCCGCAGCTTTGCGTTTGAAACATTTGCTTGTTATTCATCTAAAAAAGACCGGCAGCTCATCGAGGAAGAACGCCGGCGCGGCGCGCTCAATATCCGCACGGACTGCTTGGTGCGGGTGAGCGGTTCCGACAACGATCCGGAGGCAGTGCGGCTTGCGCAGACCAATGCGGAGCGCGCCTGTATGCTGGCAGGCAAAGCCCTGCAGCGGATTGGAAAGGATAACCGCATACCGCGTCCCGAATTTATCCAAGCCGATTTTAGCGAACTTTCCGCACCGTATCCCGAAGGGGTGCTGCTCTCCAATCCGCCTTACGGAGACCGCCTTGGCGATGAACAGGACGCAATCGAACTTTACGAAAAAATGACGGCCATTCCCCAAGACTTCCAAAACTGGCGCCTCGGTTTTATTACCGACAAACCGGCCTTTGCGGACATATTCCTGCGTGCAGGCATCACGCTCAAAAAGCGGCCGTTAAAAAGCGGCAATCTCGACACCTGCCTGTATTACTACGGACTGTAG
- a CDS encoding lipocalin family protein, with the protein MFVSWVWKITKIIEDGKTETADGVYYCFHTDGNVYAANKDEKGTLRASQIGRYTIKGKKLTIDGEPYDCAISGNKMTLKANGVVVELQKSSDYTEAQIKAAYKPET; encoded by the coding sequence ATATTCGTTAGTTGGGTATGGAAGATTACAAAAATAATTGAAGACGGAAAGACCGAAACTGCGGATGGTGTGTATTACTGCTTTCATACTGATGGGAATGTTTATGCTGCTAATAAAGATGAAAAGGGAACACTGCGTGCTAGTCAAATAGGTCGATATACTATTAAAGGCAAAAAACTAACAATTGATGGAGAACCTTACGACTGTGCTATAAGCGGTAATAAAATGACCCTTAAAGCAAATGGGGTGGTGGTAGAACTGCAAAAGTCATCAGACTATACTGAAGCCCAAATAAAAGCAGCGTACAAGCCTGAAACATAA
- a CDS encoding ATP-binding protein, with amino-acid sequence MNSARKLPVGIQSFEKLRSEAYLYVDKTAFVWNLVQTSSPYFLSRPRRFGKSLLLSTIEAYFLGKKELFAGLKIAELEASQKTVWKSYPVIRLDFNAGQYDTVEALINTLDFQLAEYEKKYGASSAKDIPSRFSALINSAYSMTGEHVVVLVDEYDKPLLSTQYINEALNEKYRTILKGLYGVLKTDDAHLRFVFLTGVSQFSRLSIFSDMNQFRNISMEEGFSEICGITEAEVTQYFEPEIKNFAEKNNFSFDESVSALRIQYDGYRFAENGKHLYNPFSLLNCLATGRIENYWYQTGTPTFLINVIKSGNFDIRTLDHTEEIGEDTLRNSEANPENPIPILFQSGYLTLKEFNSEFRSYSLGFPNAEVKYAFLNNLLPEYLDKKSGSTFFVGTFVKDLREGNIESFMKRITAMISKLPYSTEAKTDREMRERDYHLVFYLVFTLMGQYTLTEVHSLKGRADCIVETLDCVYIFEFKLLQAGTPEDAIRQIKEKGYAEPYRMNGKAIKLIGVAFDEKTENLSDWKVEKV; translated from the coding sequence ATGAACAGCGCACGGAAACTTCCGGTAGGCATACAGAGCTTTGAAAAACTCCGCAGTGAAGCGTATCTTTATGTGGATAAAACCGCCTTTGTGTGGAATTTAGTGCAAACATCCTCCCCCTATTTTTTAAGTCGCCCAAGACGGTTCGGCAAGAGCTTACTGCTTTCTACAATCGAAGCCTATTTTTTAGGCAAAAAAGAATTATTCGCCGGCTTAAAAATTGCGGAATTGGAAGCTTCTCAAAAAACGGTTTGGAAGTCGTACCCGGTAATACGCCTTGATTTCAATGCAGGGCAATACGACACGGTAGAAGCGCTTATCAACACCTTGGATTTCCAACTCGCCGAATACGAAAAAAAATACGGCGCTTCTTCCGCAAAAGATATCCCCTCACGATTTTCCGCGCTGATAAACTCCGCATACTCTATGACGGGAGAACATGTTGTTGTTCTTGTTGATGAATACGATAAGCCGCTGCTTTCTACACAATACATAAACGAGGCACTGAATGAAAAATACCGCACTATCTTAAAAGGCCTTTACGGTGTTTTAAAAACGGATGATGCTCATTTACGGTTTGTTTTTTTGACGGGAGTAAGCCAATTTTCGCGGCTGAGCATTTTCAGCGATATGAATCAATTCAGAAATATCAGTATGGAAGAAGGATTTTCTGAAATCTGTGGCATCACGGAAGCAGAAGTGACGCAGTATTTTGAGCCCGAAATTAAAAACTTCGCAGAAAAAAATAATTTCAGTTTTGATGAATCCGTATCAGCTTTGCGTATTCAATATGACGGTTACCGATTTGCCGAAAACGGAAAACATCTGTACAATCCGTTCAGTTTGCTGAATTGTTTAGCGACGGGAAGGATAGAAAATTATTGGTATCAAACGGGAACGCCGACCTTTTTAATCAATGTAATTAAAAGCGGAAACTTCGATATCCGTACCTTAGACCACACGGAAGAAATCGGCGAAGACACCTTACGCAACTCGGAAGCAAATCCCGAAAATCCGATACCGATTTTGTTCCAAAGCGGATATTTGACTTTAAAAGAATTCAACAGTGAGTTCAGATCCTATTCTTTAGGCTTCCCGAATGCGGAAGTAAAGTATGCGTTTTTAAATAACCTTTTACCTGAATATCTGGATAAAAAAAGCGGCAGTACTTTTTTTGTAGGCACGTTTGTAAAAGATCTCCGCGAGGGTAATATCGAATCATTTATGAAGCGGATAACTGCGATGATTTCAAAACTGCCGTACAGCACCGAAGCAAAGACCGATAGAGAAATGCGCGAAAGAGATTATCACTTGGTTTTTTACCTTGTGTTTACGCTGATGGGACAGTACACACTGACGGAGGTACACAGCTTAAAAGGCAGAGCAGACTGCATCGTTGAAACGCTCGACTGCGTATATATTTTTGAATTTAAGCTCTTGCAAGCAGGAACACCCGAAGACGCAATCCGGCAGATAAAAGAAAAAGGCTATGCAGAACCATACCGGATGAATGGAAAAGCGATAAAGCTTATCGGCGTTGCCTTTGACGAAAAAACCGAAAACTTGAGTGACTGGAAAGTCGAAAAGGTATAG
- a CDS encoding DUF368 domain-containing protein, with amino-acid sequence MFLLLKLFGIGVFIGIANVVPGVSGGTIAVICNVYDKLIILSSLNFKRMKQNWKDILSLALGIGAGVLLFAKVITLLYDSYPAQTSSFFIGIVVGSIPFLFRKARAALPSAKDGSIDSGRLYRTLGCGAVGFILMVGMFLLQRRGIQTATVVTAFSPLLALKLAVMGAIAAIAMLIPGISGSFVLLILGAYQTVLQAVADLNIPLLIPIALGVGAGLVAGARIIAFLLERFPAPMYAFILGLVAGSLFYLYPHTTGQPFAMRIVSGTVLLIGYAAVSFFSNREAPERQEDAVDEE; translated from the coding sequence ATGTTTTTGCTTTTAAAACTTTTCGGTATCGGTGTGTTCATCGGTATTGCAAATGTTGTGCCGGGAGTTTCCGGCGGTACGATTGCCGTTATTTGCAATGTATACGATAAATTAATTATATTGAGTTCACTTAATTTTAAGCGGATGAAGCAAAACTGGAAGGATATTCTCTCTCTGGCACTGGGAATCGGTGCGGGTGTTCTTCTTTTTGCAAAGGTAATTACCCTGCTCTACGATTCCTATCCTGCGCAAACGAGTTCCTTTTTTATCGGAATTGTAGTAGGAAGCATTCCGTTTTTGTTCCGCAAGGCCCGCGCAGCGCTTCCCTCCGCAAAGGACGGTTCTATTGATTCCGGCCGGCTGTATAGAACGCTGGGGTGCGGGGCGGTAGGTTTCATACTGATGGTGGGAATGTTTTTGTTACAGCGCCGCGGTATACAAACGGCTACCGTTGTTACCGCTTTTTCGCCGCTGCTTGCACTAAAACTCGCAGTGATGGGGGCTATTGCCGCTATCGCCATGCTGATCCCGGGTATTTCAGGATCATTTGTGCTGTTGATACTCGGCGCATATCAAACGGTATTGCAAGCGGTTGCGGATTTGAATATACCGCTGCTGATTCCTATCGCACTCGGAGTCGGCGCAGGCCTCGTTGCCGGTGCACGAATCATTGCATTTTTGCTGGAACGGTTTCCAGCGCCGATGTATGCCTTTATACTTGGCTTAGTTGCAGGGTCTCTATTCTATCTTTATCCGCATACAACCGGACAACCTTTTGCGATGCGTATTGTTTCAGGAACAGTGCTGCTTATCGGCTATGCGGCGGTTTCGTTCTTTTCAAATAGGGAAGCCCCGGAACGGCAAGAAGATGCTGTGGATGAGGAATAA
- a CDS encoding GGDEF domain-containing protein — MLEVKQRWLEVLRKTSLFSRLTTDQMAVVLSSLFYCELEAGQTLVYEGEIGSELFIIVQGCISVSVKSGEENIELGRLRSGDFFGEMSLLEQTARSASCTAVENTSCFMFKARDFSQIIVNDPIIAVSILHQMLSSTVSRLLRTNSFLTQVIQWGDEAKKRAITDPFTGLFNRRYLDDNIGNLIRRNAETTGASFAMVDVDRFGTLNKTYGSVFCDTILLAITDAFKKTFDHQDTLIRYGGDEFCFIIGGKFERAETLCTTVCKTVNSLRFSEHPDMAVSCSIGLVPCAHNDNAQDILKHSDEALYRAKEAGRNRVCTVG, encoded by the coding sequence ATGCTCGAAGTAAAACAGCGGTGGCTTGAAGTTTTGCGGAAAACTTCTCTTTTTTCTCGCTTAACAACCGACCAAATGGCAGTCGTTCTTTCCTCTCTCTTTTATTGCGAGCTGGAAGCAGGGCAAACCCTCGTATATGAAGGCGAAATAGGTTCAGAGCTTTTTATTATAGTCCAAGGATGTATATCGGTTTCGGTAAAATCCGGAGAAGAAAATATTGAATTGGGGCGGTTGCGTTCCGGCGATTTCTTCGGCGAAATGTCGCTGCTTGAACAAACAGCCCGTTCCGCTTCGTGTACGGCGGTAGAAAATACATCATGTTTTATGTTTAAAGCGCGTGATTTTTCGCAGATCATTGTCAATGACCCGATTATTGCCGTCTCTATATTACATCAAATGCTTTCAAGTACGGTTTCCCGCCTCTTACGGACGAACAGCTTTTTAACGCAGGTTATCCAGTGGGGCGATGAAGCAAAAAAACGCGCCATTACCGATCCCTTTACGGGGCTGTTTAACCGGCGTTATCTGGATGATAATATCGGAAACCTTATCCGCCGTAATGCGGAAACAACCGGCGCCAGCTTTGCAATGGTGGACGTCGACCGCTTCGGAACTTTGAATAAAACGTATGGCAGCGTGTTCTGCGATACCATCTTGCTGGCTATTACCGATGCGTTTAAGAAAACCTTTGACCATCAGGATACGCTGATCCGGTACGGCGGCGATGAATTTTGCTTTATCATCGGGGGAAAATTTGAGCGTGCCGAAACGCTTTGCACTACTGTTTGCAAGACGGTTAATTCCCTTAGATTTAGTGAACATCCCGATATGGCTGTTTCGTGTTCAATCGGCCTAGTCCCGTGTGCTCATAACGATAATGCACAGGATATACTCAAGCATTCCGACGAGGCTCTGTACCGTGCAAAAGAGGCAGGCAGGAACAGGGTGTGTACCGTCGGCTAA
- a CDS encoding GGDEF domain-containing protein translates to MQEIPLSADLAVQAKTFLQKTSFFSGWTDGELDEIMLHCQVNEFEDGSTIFTPEENGSRVYLLLNGSAEVLSPDKKTALAEFVAGELFGEIALLTGKPHDAYAIARKQASVLEFPKGGVPLETLFHDKPRILAHLFQSLLIFTSQRTRAANMLIKENSPVVRELRNQVYSDKLSGLFNRTYLEESFGEFCKAPFALIMMKPDNFKLINDSFGHEAGDTALIFMAGHLKKTFSENTVLVRYEGNEFAVLTHLYTDKESARAFAEKIKKELETLDLSHIFNGEKIFLSMSLGVILFPQHGKIYTDIVTRCSGMPLIGRQRGGSMILFPEDI, encoded by the coding sequence ATGCAAGAAATACCATTATCAGCGGACTTGGCTGTTCAAGCAAAAACGTTTTTACAAAAGACCTCTTTCTTTTCCGGCTGGACAGACGGAGAGCTTGACGAAATTATGCTGCATTGTCAGGTGAATGAATTTGAGGATGGCAGTACAATCTTTACCCCCGAAGAGAACGGCTCGCGGGTGTATCTGCTGCTAAACGGCAGTGCGGAAGTCCTTTCTCCCGATAAAAAGACCGCTCTGGCCGAATTTGTTGCCGGTGAATTGTTCGGTGAAATTGCTTTGTTAACCGGTAAGCCGCATGATGCGTATGCCATAGCGCGTAAGCAAGCGAGCGTCTTGGAATTTCCTAAGGGCGGAGTGCCGCTTGAAACGCTGTTCCACGATAAGCCGCGGATCCTTGCACATCTCTTTCAGTCATTATTGATTTTTACGTCCCAACGTACCAGAGCCGCAAATATGCTCATCAAAGAAAACTCTCCGGTTGTACGCGAATTGCGGAATCAGGTATACAGCGACAAGCTTTCCGGTCTGTTTAACCGCACCTATTTGGAGGAGTCGTTTGGAGAATTTTGCAAAGCGCCTTTTGCGCTCATCATGATGAAGCCTGACAACTTCAAATTGATTAACGACAGTTTCGGGCACGAAGCAGGCGATACCGCACTCATCTTTATGGCCGGTCACTTAAAAAAAACATTTTCGGAAAATACCGTTTTAGTGCGTTATGAGGGAAATGAATTTGCGGTTCTTACTCATCTGTATACCGATAAGGAATCCGCGCGAGCTTTTGCGGAAAAAATAAAGAAAGAACTCGAAACATTGGATCTTTCTCATATTTTTAACGGAGAGAAGATCTTTTTAAGTATGAGCCTTGGCGTCATTCTTTTTCCGCAGCACGGTAAAATTTATACGGATATTGTAACACGGTGTTCCGGTATGCCGTTGATAGGCAGACAACGCGGAGGTTCGATGATTTTATTTCCGGAGGATATCTAA
- the ychF gene encoding redox-regulated ATPase YchF — translation MAINCGIVGLPNVGKSTIFSALTRAPAEAANYPFCTINPNIGIVDLPDERLTKLSQAFEPKKTIPATVEFVDIAGLVKGASKGEGLGNQFLSHIREVGVIAHVVRCFDDPDIVHVNNKVDPASDIETINIELALADLASLEKRAERADKATRMGKEMQKEAAIAMSAIAKIKPLLQDGKGARNADLTDEERAVMYDTHLITMKPQLYVCNVDEDGIKNGNAYIETVKKIAEQEGAETVVICGKFEAELADIDDAEERAAFLEEIGLKVSGLSVLAHAAYHLIGLRTFFTAGKDECRAWTIHAGDTAPKAAGVIHTDFERGFIKAEVYSFDDFLKYGSEQKIKEAGRYRQEGKEYVVQDGDIMFFKFNV, via the coding sequence ATGGCTATAAACTGCGGTATTGTCGGGCTGCCGAATGTCGGCAAATCCACCATCTTTTCGGCATTGACGCGCGCGCCCGCGGAGGCGGCAAACTATCCGTTCTGCACTATCAATCCCAATATCGGCATTGTCGATCTGCCCGATGAACGGCTTACAAAACTTTCTCAGGCTTTTGAACCGAAAAAGACCATTCCTGCTACCGTTGAATTTGTAGATATTGCAGGCCTTGTAAAGGGAGCGTCAAAGGGCGAAGGGCTCGGCAATCAGTTCCTATCCCATATCCGCGAGGTCGGCGTTATTGCACACGTTGTACGATGCTTTGACGATCCCGACATCGTGCATGTAAACAATAAAGTTGATCCTGCCTCGGATATCGAAACCATCAATATTGAACTTGCACTTGCCGACCTTGCATCGCTGGAAAAGCGGGCGGAGCGCGCAGATAAGGCAACCCGTATGGGCAAAGAGATGCAGAAGGAAGCGGCGATTGCGATGAGTGCTATTGCAAAGATTAAGCCGCTGCTGCAGGACGGAAAAGGAGCCCGAAATGCCGACCTAACCGATGAAGAGCGGGCGGTGATGTACGATACCCACCTTATCACCATGAAGCCGCAGCTTTACGTTTGTAACGTTGATGAAGACGGAATCAAAAACGGCAATGCGTATATCGAAACGGTAAAAAAAATCGCAGAGCAAGAAGGCGCCGAAACCGTCGTTATCTGCGGAAAGTTTGAAGCGGAGCTTGCCGATATCGACGATGCCGAAGAACGCGCTGCCTTTCTGGAAGAAATCGGACTGAAAGTTTCCGGCTTATCGGTTCTTGCTCATGCAGCCTACCATTTAATCGGACTGCGTACCTTCTTTACCGCCGGAAAAGACGAATGCCGCGCATGGACAATCCACGCAGGAGACACCGCACCCAAGGCGGCAGGCGTTATCCACACCGATTTTGAACGGGGCTTTATCAAGGCGGAGGTCTACAGTTTTGACGACTTCCTCAAGTACGGTTCGGAACAAAAAATCAAAGAAGCCGGCCGCTACCGCCAAGAAGGTAAGGAATACGTTGTTCAAGACGGGGATATAATGTTTTTTAAATTCAACGTCTAA